Proteins encoded by one window of Enterococcus saccharolyticus subsp. saccharolyticus:
- the purB gene encoding adenylosuccinate lyase, translating to MLERYTRPEMGQIWTDENRYQAWLEVEILADEAWAELGEIPKEDVEKIRANASFDIQRILEIEEQTRHDVVAFTRAVSETLGDESKWVHYGLTSTDVVDTAYGYLMKQANHILRQDLQRLTDIIGEKAKEHKYTVMMGRTHGVHAEPTTFGLKLALWYSEMKRNIERFEHAAKGVEAGKISGAVGTFANIPPFVEEYVCTKLGIRPQDVSTQVLPRDLHAEYLASMALVATSIEKFATEIRGLQKSETREVEEFFAKGQKGSSAMPHKRNPIGSENMSGLARVVRGHMITAYENVSLWHERDISHSSAERIIIPDTTILLNYMLNRFGNIVKNLTVFPENMKRNMNATFGLIYSQRVMLKLIDHGMTREQAYDLVQPHTARAWDEQTAFRPLLEADEKVTNVLTKADLDDAFDYNHHLQNVDTIFERVGLAE from the coding sequence ATGTTAGAACGTTATACACGACCTGAAATGGGGCAAATCTGGACAGATGAAAATCGCTATCAAGCGTGGTTAGAAGTGGAAATCTTAGCAGATGAAGCTTGGGCTGAACTTGGTGAAATCCCAAAAGAAGACGTTGAAAAAATTCGTGCGAATGCCTCATTTGATATTCAACGCATTTTAGAAATCGAAGAACAAACAAGACACGATGTTGTAGCCTTTACGCGTGCCGTTTCTGAAACACTAGGAGATGAAAGCAAATGGGTACATTACGGCTTGACGTCAACTGACGTGGTCGATACTGCTTATGGTTATTTAATGAAACAAGCCAATCATATTTTACGTCAAGATTTGCAACGCTTAACAGACATTATTGGCGAAAAAGCAAAAGAACATAAATACACTGTAATGATGGGGCGCACACATGGTGTTCATGCCGAACCAACTACATTTGGATTGAAATTAGCCTTGTGGTACTCTGAAATGAAACGTAATATCGAACGTTTTGAACATGCTGCGAAAGGTGTTGAAGCTGGGAAAATCAGTGGTGCAGTAGGTACTTTTGCAAATATTCCGCCATTTGTTGAAGAATACGTATGTACAAAATTAGGGATTCGTCCCCAAGATGTTTCAACACAAGTCTTGCCAAGAGATTTACATGCTGAATATTTAGCATCCATGGCATTAGTTGCGACAAGTATTGAAAAATTTGCAACAGAAATTCGTGGGTTGCAAAAATCAGAAACACGCGAAGTCGAAGAATTCTTTGCAAAAGGTCAAAAAGGCTCATCAGCAATGCCACATAAACGTAATCCGATTGGTTCTGAAAATATGTCTGGTCTAGCTCGTGTGGTTCGTGGGCATATGATTACTGCTTATGAGAACGTGTCATTATGGCACGAACGCGATATTTCTCATTCTTCAGCAGAACGTATTATTATTCCAGATACAACTATTTTATTAAACTACATGTTAAACCGTTTTGGTAACATCGTGAAAAACTTGACGGTCTTCCCAGAAAATATGAAACGCAACATGAATGCAACATTTGGCTTGATTTATAGCCAACGTGTGATGTTAAAACTAATCGATCACGGAATGACACGTGAACAAGCCTATGATTTAGTACAACCACACACAGCGAGAGCTTGGGATGAGCAAACGGCTTTCCGTCCATTATTAGAAGCGGACGAAAAAGTGACAAATGTTTTAACAAAAGCAGACTTAGATGATGCTTTCGATTATAATCATCATTTACAAAATGTTGATACTATTTTTGAGCGTGTTGGTCTAGCTGAATAA
- the purK gene encoding 5-(carboxyamino)imidazole ribonucleotide synthase: MVKPLMPGATIGIVGGGQLGRMMTMSAKQMGFRVGVLDPMENCPTAQIADWHIIAEYDDILALEEMAKRSDVMTYEFENVSVEALNAILPFCEVPQGTDLLAITQDRLLEKSFLEANNIVIAPYATIISPTDIQDAIENIGYPCVLKTTRGGYDGKGQYVLKSRTDLASSMNLLREGTCELEAWIPFEKELSIMVAGNGREYTTFPVVENIHRNNILHETIAPANIPQDVVKEVERIATVIAKALDLRGVLGIEMFLTEAGSIYVNELAPRPHNSGHYSIEACNMSQFDAHIRGICGWPLGKTRLLSDAVMVNVLGEHLEETYRMIGRKAHWQFHYYGKSAAKKGRKMGHITIVTENIDRTLEEIKKTKIWD, encoded by the coding sequence TTGGTTAAACCGTTGATGCCGGGTGCAACGATTGGAATCGTTGGTGGCGGCCAATTAGGTCGAATGATGACCATGAGTGCAAAACAAATGGGTTTTCGTGTAGGTGTGTTAGACCCTATGGAAAACTGTCCGACAGCACAAATTGCTGATTGGCATATTATCGCTGAATATGATGATATTTTAGCGTTAGAAGAAATGGCAAAACGCAGTGATGTCATGACCTATGAATTTGAAAATGTCAGTGTAGAAGCTTTAAATGCCATTTTGCCATTTTGTGAGGTGCCTCAAGGAACCGATTTATTAGCAATTACTCAAGATCGTTTATTAGAGAAATCTTTTTTGGAAGCAAATAATATTGTGATTGCACCATATGCTACAATTATTAGCCCTACAGATATTCAAGATGCGATTGAGAATATTGGTTATCCATGTGTCTTAAAAACGACACGTGGTGGGTATGATGGGAAAGGACAATATGTCTTAAAGAGTCGTACAGACCTTGCTTCATCGATGAATTTACTACGTGAAGGAACGTGTGAATTAGAAGCGTGGATTCCTTTTGAGAAAGAATTATCCATTATGGTTGCCGGAAATGGTCGTGAGTATACCACTTTCCCAGTTGTTGAAAATATTCATCGTAATAATATTTTACATGAAACGATTGCACCAGCAAATATTCCGCAAGATGTTGTGAAAGAAGTAGAACGAATTGCGACAGTCATTGCTAAGGCATTAGACTTGCGAGGAGTGCTGGGAATTGAAATGTTCTTAACCGAAGCAGGAAGTATTTATGTGAATGAATTGGCGCCTCGTCCACACAATTCCGGTCATTATTCAATTGAAGCGTGTAATATGAGTCAATTTGATGCGCATATTCGTGGAATTTGTGGTTGGCCATTAGGCAAAACGCGACTACTCAGTGACGCTGTCATGGTCAACGTGCTAGGGGAACATTTGGAAGAAACGTATCGCATGATTGGTCGTAAAGCGCATTGGCAATTCCATTATTATGGAAAATCCGCAGCGAAAAAAGGACGCAAAATGGGACATATTACCATTGTTACTGAAAATATCGACCGAACATTAGAAGAAATCAAAAAAACGAAAATTTGGGATTAA
- the purE gene encoding 5-(carboxyamino)imidazole ribonucleotide mutase: MKPLVAVVMGSTSDWETMKGACDSLDELGVSYEKKVVSAHRTPDFMFSFAENARENGLKVIIAGAGGAAHLPGMIAAKTTLPVIGVPVQSRTLNGLDSLLSIVQMPGGVPVATTAIGKAGAINAGILAAQMLSMYDLKVADKLAQKRKQMEESVMESSDQLG, translated from the coding sequence ATGAAACCTTTAGTTGCTGTTGTGATGGGGAGTACGTCTGATTGGGAAACAATGAAAGGTGCGTGTGATAGTTTGGATGAACTTGGCGTGTCGTATGAAAAAAAAGTTGTTTCTGCACATCGTACCCCTGATTTTATGTTTTCTTTTGCTGAAAATGCTCGTGAAAATGGATTGAAAGTTATTATTGCTGGAGCGGGAGGAGCAGCACATTTACCAGGGATGATTGCTGCAAAAACGACCTTACCAGTGATTGGTGTTCCAGTGCAATCACGAACATTAAATGGTTTAGATTCATTATTATCAATTGTTCAAATGCCGGGAGGAGTGCCCGTTGCTACAACAGCGATTGGAAAAGCTGGCGCAATTAACGCAGGAATACTTGCGGCACAGATGCTTTCAATGTATGATTTAAAGGTAGCAGATAAACTTGCTCAAAAACGTAAACAAATGGAAGAATCAGTAATGGAAAGTAGTGATCAACTTGGTTAA
- a CDS encoding nucleobase:cation symporter-2 family protein gives MNEENGKAALVGLQHLLAMYAGAVAVPLLIGTGLGMDAQQMTYLISMDIFMCGLATLLQLTVTKYFGIGLPVILGCAIQVVGPAIMIGSQAGIGAVFGSIIVAGLFLMVTAGIFSKIKVLFPTIVTGTVITVIGLTLIPVAIGKMGGGDVSMSNFGEPRYLLQAFVTIALIIGIQAFGRGFIRSIAVLIGLAGGTLLAYFMGDVNFSAISQAPVFQVPHPFYFGMPTFDIVSIILMIIIVIVCMVESTGVYFALGEITEQEVTGEDLKRGYRTEGLAILLGGIFNTFPHTGFSQNVGLVQLSGIKTRLPIYFAAIFLIILGLFPKIGALAQVIPEAVLGGGMLVMFGMVAVAGMRMLSKVDYNNDKNLLIVAVSIGFGLGFNMIPQLFDRLPETLQLFTSNGIVMSSLTAVVLNLVLNGLKTKE, from the coding sequence ATGAACGAAGAAAATGGTAAAGCAGCTTTAGTAGGTCTGCAACATCTTTTAGCGATGTACGCAGGTGCAGTTGCTGTTCCGCTATTGATTGGTACAGGGTTGGGCATGGATGCGCAGCAAATGACGTACTTGATTTCAATGGATATTTTCATGTGTGGTTTGGCTACACTTTTACAATTAACTGTGACGAAATATTTCGGAATTGGATTACCTGTAATTTTAGGTTGTGCGATTCAAGTGGTTGGACCAGCCATTATGATTGGTTCACAAGCAGGAATCGGAGCTGTTTTTGGTTCAATTATTGTTGCAGGATTGTTTTTAATGGTTACAGCCGGTATTTTTTCTAAAATTAAAGTTTTGTTCCCCACCATTGTGACAGGAACAGTCATTACAGTTATCGGGTTAACATTGATTCCTGTGGCAATCGGTAAAATGGGTGGCGGCGATGTTTCAATGAGCAATTTTGGTGAGCCACGTTACTTACTTCAAGCCTTTGTAACGATTGCACTGATTATTGGTATTCAAGCGTTTGGCCGTGGTTTTATTCGCTCCATTGCTGTTTTGATTGGTTTAGCAGGCGGAACGTTATTAGCTTATTTTATGGGAGATGTCAATTTCTCTGCGATTAGTCAAGCACCTGTATTTCAAGTACCACATCCATTTTATTTTGGGATGCCAACGTTTGATATTGTTTCAATTATTTTAATGATTATTATTGTGATTGTTTGTATGGTTGAATCGACTGGTGTGTATTTTGCTTTAGGAGAAATTACTGAGCAAGAAGTCACAGGAGAAGATTTAAAACGAGGGTATCGTACAGAAGGTTTAGCTATTTTATTAGGTGGGATTTTTAACACATTCCCTCATACAGGGTTTTCACAAAATGTTGGTTTAGTCCAACTTTCAGGGATTAAGACGAGATTACCAATTTATTTTGCAGCAATCTTTTTAATTATTCTAGGCTTATTTCCTAAGATCGGTGCCTTGGCACAAGTCATTCCAGAAGCCGTTTTAGGTGGCGGTATGTTAGTCATGTTCGGTATGGTCGCTGTTGCAGGTATGCGTATGTTATCAAAAGTTGACTACAATAATGATAAGAACCTATTAATTGTAGCTGTCTCGATTGGATTTGGTTTAGGGTTCAATATGATTCCTCAACTATTTGATCGTTTACCAGAAACACTACAATTATTTACGAGTAACGGGATTGTGATGAGTAGTTTAACAGCAGTCGTTTTAAATTTAGTCTTAAATGGGTTGAAAACGAAAGAATAA
- a CDS encoding xanthine phosphoribosyltransferase, whose product MEELVSRIQKDGNVLGEGVLKVDSFVTHQVDPELMEKIGARFAEVFTESGITKVVTIEASGIAPALYAAKQLDVPMIFARKAKSLTMDEELLTSSVYSFTKQVTSTISISRKFLNNEDKVLIIDDFLANGQAAKGLIELCRQAGAQVEGVGIVIEKSFQDGRQLLEDMGIRVVSLARIASLADGEVAFREADA is encoded by the coding sequence ATGGAAGAATTAGTTAGTCGTATTCAAAAGGATGGCAATGTTTTAGGAGAAGGTGTATTAAAAGTTGACAGTTTTGTTACGCATCAAGTCGATCCTGAATTAATGGAAAAAATTGGTGCGCGTTTTGCAGAAGTGTTTACAGAAAGTGGCATTACGAAAGTAGTCACAATTGAAGCATCTGGAATTGCTCCGGCATTATATGCAGCAAAACAGTTGGATGTTCCAATGATTTTTGCGCGTAAAGCCAAAAGTTTAACAATGGATGAGGAATTATTAACTAGTTCTGTTTATTCATTTACAAAACAAGTAACAAGTACCATTTCAATTTCACGTAAATTTTTAAATAACGAAGATAAAGTATTAATTATTGATGATTTCTTAGCAAATGGGCAAGCAGCGAAGGGCTTAATTGAATTGTGTCGTCAAGCAGGTGCGCAAGTTGAAGGCGTTGGTATTGTGATTGAAAAGTCTTTCCAAGATGGTCGTCAACTATTAGAAGATATGGGCATTCGCGTTGTTTCACTAGCTCGTATTGCGTCATTAGCTGATGGGGAGGTAGCCTTCCGTGAAGCAGATGCGTAA